The following are from one region of the Pseudomonadota bacterium genome:
- a CDS encoding efflux RND transporter periplasmic adaptor subunit yields the protein MTSPRIAFRRFSTGLLVSAALAVTLLSAGCRSRAAAPLPRVETVEVKTGTLPDMATFGGYLKAQERASVSAATSGVVSQVLVREGARVTAGQPLLHIDNASVRAKLAEQEVNVATARAHVIELQEQLALSQVQQASNVRQAELAVNQARLQLHETDLQKQSLLTELRRKQRLYKGKAVPYTQVEAALLALRLGEDRVREAHERLRATEDTLSLARSSTPKVSAQAAQLDGARTSLTQALTQTEKLRVSAEDPAMRSPVSGTVVTVSVSAGQSVSAGGAPLFVIVNNKTLALVASVDQRTLALIHKGAQVWFSPLAEGAKSYAARLSQVIPAWDEATRTVKVTFDLTSSDASLVDGLAVRVRLRSRDFNGVLVPVNALGHSESGDFVVVIDGATAKRREVTVAIQNETHALVTKGLTAGEKVAMQGVQDLSDGATVKVLDTQEEH from the coding sequence TGCCCCGGGTCGAGACGGTCGAGGTGAAGACGGGCACGCTTCCGGACATGGCCACGTTCGGGGGGTACCTCAAAGCCCAGGAGCGCGCCAGCGTGAGCGCGGCGACCTCGGGTGTGGTGTCGCAGGTGCTGGTGCGCGAGGGCGCTCGGGTGACGGCGGGTCAGCCGCTGCTGCACATCGACAACGCTTCGGTGCGGGCGAAGCTGGCCGAGCAGGAGGTCAACGTGGCCACCGCTCGCGCGCACGTGATCGAGCTGCAGGAGCAGCTGGCGCTGTCGCAGGTGCAGCAGGCCAGCAATGTTCGCCAGGCGGAGCTGGCGGTGAACCAGGCCCGCCTTCAGCTTCACGAGACCGATCTGCAGAAGCAGTCGCTGCTCACTGAGCTCCGGCGCAAGCAGCGTCTCTACAAGGGCAAGGCGGTTCCCTACACCCAGGTCGAGGCGGCCCTGCTCGCGTTGCGCCTCGGGGAAGATCGGGTTCGAGAGGCGCACGAGCGGTTGCGTGCCACCGAAGACACCCTGAGCCTCGCGCGCTCGAGCACGCCCAAGGTCTCAGCGCAGGCTGCCCAGCTCGACGGTGCTCGCACCAGTCTCACGCAGGCGCTGACCCAGACCGAGAAGCTCAGGGTGTCGGCCGAAGATCCGGCCATGCGCTCGCCCGTGAGCGGCACGGTGGTGACCGTGAGCGTGTCGGCCGGGCAGTCGGTCTCCGCTGGCGGAGCGCCGCTGTTCGTCATCGTCAACAACAAGACGCTGGCCCTTGTGGCCTCGGTCGATCAGAGAACGCTTGCGCTCATCCACAAGGGCGCCCAGGTCTGGTTCTCGCCCCTCGCCGAGGGCGCAAAGTCGTACGCCGCGCGCCTGTCCCAGGTGATTCCCGCGTGGGATGAGGCCACGCGCACGGTGAAGGTGACGTTCGATCTCACGTCGTCTGATGCGAGCCTGGTCGACGGTCTCGCGGTGCGGGTGCGCCTGCGCTCTCGCGATTTCAACGGCGTGCTCGTGCCCGTCAATGCCCTCGGGCACAGCGAGAGCGGCGATTTCGTCGTTGTGATCGATGGCGCCACCGCCAAGCGCCGTGAGGTGACCGTGGCCATCCAGAACGAGACCCATGCCCTCGTCACCAAGGGCCTCACCGCGGGCGAGAAGGTCGCCATGCAGGGGGTTCAAGACCTTTCCGATGGCGCGACAGTGAAGGTGCTCGACACGCAAGAGGAGCACTGA